A portion of the Candidatus Pristimantibacillus lignocellulolyticus genome contains these proteins:
- a CDS encoding NAD(P)-dependent oxidoreductase gives MKQTTVLISGSNGYIAQHLIVMLRALQYQVITTSRGSDSDHYMDFSQANHIANLDIANIDVMIHTVSPKEELYRTDPYRGLSENATGIHAALDFCVRNHISRFIYFSSFHVFGKTSGLITEHTPIAPINDYGLAHSVAEQTVAMYDRQQKVNTWIIRPSNLYGVPVDCDLFARWYLIPFNFCKQAVEHRSITLLSTGQQLRNFVAVQDVCCTVEQIIEQQPVERIHHVYGCETLSVLQYAQLVQKIAKEKFNHEIDVTYAEGEEQVITFDFSSIHEHEPQHTLAVFVEDMLSKLLARQ, from the coding sequence ATGAAACAAACTACCGTATTAATTAGTGGTTCAAACGGTTACATTGCACAGCATCTTATTGTAATGTTAAGAGCCCTTCAATATCAGGTGATTACTACTTCAAGAGGTAGTGATAGCGACCACTACATGGACTTTTCTCAAGCGAATCATATTGCTAATTTAGATATAGCAAATATAGATGTAATGATTCACACCGTATCCCCGAAGGAAGAACTATATAGAACGGACCCTTATCGAGGACTTTCTGAAAATGCAACAGGCATTCATGCAGCATTAGACTTTTGTGTTCGTAATCATATTTCACGTTTTATCTATTTCTCAAGCTTTCATGTTTTCGGTAAAACTAGTGGCTTAATCACGGAACATACACCTATAGCACCGATCAATGATTATGGGCTTGCACATTCTGTTGCTGAACAAACGGTTGCAATGTATGACCGTCAACAGAAGGTTAATACATGGATAATTAGACCGTCTAATTTGTATGGAGTTCCAGTAGATTGCGATTTATTTGCACGATGGTATTTGATCCCATTCAATTTCTGTAAGCAAGCTGTGGAGCATCGCAGTATAACGTTACTATCAACGGGGCAACAATTGCGCAATTTTGTTGCAGTACAAGATGTATGCTGTACCGTTGAGCAGATAATAGAGCAACAACCTGTGGAGAGAATTCATCATGTTTATGGTTGTGAGACATTAAGTGTGTTGCAATATGCCCAGCTTGTGCAAAAGATCGCTAAGGAGAAGTTTAATCATGAGATTGATGTAACATACGCCGAAGGGGAGGAGCAAGTTATAACCTTTGATTTTTCAAGTATACATGAGCATGAACCCCAACATACGTTAGCAGTTTTTGTAGAAGATATGTTAAGTAAGTTATTAGCCCGGCAATGA
- the rfbF gene encoding glucose-1-phosphate cytidylyltransferase: protein MKVVILAGGRGTRISEESHLKPKPMIEIGDIPILLHIMKTYSFYGYNEFIICLGYKGYVIKEYFANYYRHMSKAVTYDFSSGDTVEVHNNTVEPWKVTLVDTGIDTLTGSRVKRVESFIGNETFMLTYGDGLADININDLVKHHQQGSCITTMTAVQPEGRFGRLELDGNQVIGFNEKVKGDGAWINGGYMVCEPEMFSYIHSLDDSILEQGPLQQLAADGQLQVYRHNKFWQPMDTLREKIVLDELWKNNKAPWKVWRDS, encoded by the coding sequence ATGAAGGTAGTAATCCTTGCAGGAGGAAGAGGGACTCGTATTAGCGAGGAATCTCATCTTAAGCCTAAGCCAATGATTGAGATCGGCGATATACCCATACTGCTGCACATTATGAAAACATACTCTTTCTATGGATACAATGAGTTTATTATTTGTCTTGGCTATAAAGGTTATGTCATTAAAGAATATTTCGCCAACTACTATAGACATATGTCTAAAGCAGTTACTTATGACTTTTCATCAGGAGACACTGTTGAAGTTCACAATAATACAGTAGAGCCGTGGAAAGTTACTTTAGTGGATACAGGAATTGATACGTTGACGGGAAGCCGCGTGAAACGAGTGGAATCATTTATAGGTAATGAAACCTTTATGCTGACGTATGGGGATGGTCTTGCAGATATTAATATTAATGATCTTGTGAAGCATCATCAACAAGGCAGTTGTATAACAACAATGACAGCCGTTCAGCCAGAAGGGAGATTTGGCAGATTAGAGCTCGATGGAAATCAAGTGATTGGCTTCAATGAAAAGGTAAAAGGTGATGGTGCTTGGATTAATGGCGGATATATGGTGTGTGAACCAGAAATGTTTTCGTATATTCATAGCCTTGATGATTCAATTTTAGAGCAGGGACCATTACAACAATTAGCAGCCGATGGACAACTTCAAGTGTATCGTCATAATAAGTTTTGGCAACCCATGGATACGCTCCGTGAAAAAATCGTGCTTGATGAACTTTGGAAAAATAATAAAGCGCCATGGAAGGTTTGGCGTGATAGCTAA
- a CDS encoding uracil/xanthine transporter has product MKEHSSKVTFFASLQWVFFIFANIVVVPISIGLAFDLPTYEVVTILRSSLIITGIACILQALIGHKYPLLEGHSGVIWALMLNLAASAPTLGLSLIEIGGGVATGMLLAGAVTILLVVCGATPIIRKVFSPMVMNVFLMLLTFQLAFIFFKGMLKINDNGTLDVAITVFSVIVAIFVAVLKIKGNALIGNFSLLIGIIVGWIVYAFIFPTESMMATGDGAQPAFSLFPLGKPNLQYGIIFITFLGCMINMSNTYASITAASKLDNSSPKPKQFRNSLFLTGIYSVVASLFGLVSYAPFASSVGFLESTQIYDKKPFLIGGGIITVLGIIPSLGLMLATIPITVGNAVLFIAYLQLLGTALKGVQGYSFNSISIHRIAIPILVGVSLLATDPKIFSNFPSLIQPLLSNGFIVGVLLSILLETTVKWDKPKKEKVISS; this is encoded by the coding sequence ATGAAAGAACATTCTTCAAAGGTTACATTTTTCGCTTCGCTTCAATGGGTATTTTTTATATTTGCAAACATTGTTGTCGTTCCGATTTCTATCGGATTGGCATTTGATCTACCTACATATGAAGTAGTAACGATTTTACGAAGCTCGCTTATAATAACGGGTATTGCTTGTATACTGCAGGCATTGATTGGTCATAAGTATCCGCTGCTAGAAGGACACTCAGGCGTTATATGGGCTTTAATGTTGAATTTAGCTGCCTCAGCACCTACGCTGGGACTTAGCTTGATAGAAATTGGTGGTGGCGTAGCAACTGGTATGTTGTTGGCAGGTGCAGTCACGATTTTACTTGTTGTTTGTGGTGCAACCCCAATCATTAGGAAAGTATTTAGCCCTATGGTTATGAATGTATTTCTAATGCTATTAACATTCCAACTTGCATTTATTTTCTTCAAAGGAATGTTGAAAATTAATGATAATGGAACTCTTGATGTTGCTATTACAGTATTTTCAGTCATCGTTGCAATTTTTGTAGCAGTTCTTAAAATTAAAGGAAATGCGTTAATCGGCAATTTCTCACTATTAATTGGTATTATTGTTGGATGGATAGTGTATGCATTTATTTTCCCGACAGAGAGTATGATGGCAACAGGTGATGGAGCCCAACCGGCATTTAGCCTATTTCCATTAGGTAAGCCAAATCTACAATATGGCATTATCTTTATTACTTTCCTTGGTTGTATGATTAATATGAGTAATACTTATGCATCAATAACTGCCGCTTCGAAATTGGATAATAGTTCACCTAAGCCAAAGCAATTTCGAAATTCGCTATTTTTAACTGGAATATATAGCGTTGTCGCTTCATTATTCGGTCTAGTATCGTATGCTCCATTCGCTTCATCTGTAGGGTTCTTGGAAAGCACGCAAATATATGACAAGAAGCCATTTCTAATTGGTGGCGGTATTATAACTGTTCTTGGGATTATTCCGTCTCTTGGTCTAATGCTAGCAACCATTCCAATTACCGTTGGAAATGCGGTATTATTCATTGCTTATTTACAATTACTTGGAACAGCATTAAAGGGAGTACAAGGATATTCCTTCAACTCTATTTCTATTCATCGCATTGCTATTCCGATATTAGTCGGAGTTAGCTTGTTAGCAACCGATCCAAAAATATTCTCTAACTTCCCTTCACTTATTCAACCATTATTAAGTAATGGCTTTATCGTTGGTGTGTTACTGTCCATACTATTGGAGACAACAGTGAAGTGGGATAAGCCCAAGAAGGAAAAGGTAATCTCATCATAA
- a CDS encoding toxic anion resistance protein, with protein sequence MTFSMEVVTPEKLKAVIEEEVKPEPAEVTQLKELAANNVNAILELDIESFEKRTAVLQSIDSFGMGTMKSSSEKNSLLQVSVGNLSKTGDEGGQVAKGLTELHLQLKDLDPSLIDFTKSGLLGKLFNPLRVYFAKYQKADSMISDIVVSLDKGKTVLKNDNTTLELEQQTLRELTKRLQKEIQLGVLMDTEIETQIEAAKQRNEDENKVRFITEEVLFPLRQRVMDLQQMQVVNQQGIMAMEVVIRNNKELIRGVDRARNVTISALKIAVTVASALYNQKIVLKKIELLNETTNNLISGTSKMLKQQGAEIHKQSLEASVSVDTLKQAFSDVLSALDSISAYKQEALPRMRDTILQFRELADQGEQQISRLERGNKVGL encoded by the coding sequence ATGACATTTTCTATGGAAGTCGTAACACCAGAAAAATTGAAGGCTGTAATTGAAGAGGAAGTAAAGCCGGAACCTGCTGAGGTTACACAGTTAAAAGAATTAGCTGCTAACAATGTTAATGCAATTCTAGAGTTAGATATTGAATCATTTGAGAAAAGAACAGCAGTACTGCAATCTATTGATAGTTTCGGTATGGGCACAATGAAATCTTCATCAGAAAAAAATTCATTATTGCAAGTTTCGGTAGGGAATTTATCTAAGACTGGAGACGAAGGCGGTCAAGTTGCCAAAGGACTTACTGAGCTCCATCTACAATTAAAAGATCTTGATCCTAGTCTTATCGATTTTACGAAAAGTGGCTTGTTAGGTAAGTTGTTCAATCCTTTACGTGTTTACTTTGCGAAGTATCAGAAAGCAGATTCGATGATTTCTGATATTGTTGTATCATTGGATAAAGGGAAAACGGTATTAAAAAACGATAATACAACATTAGAATTAGAGCAACAAACGCTTAGAGAGTTAACGAAAAGGTTGCAGAAAGAAATTCAACTAGGTGTTCTTATGGATACTGAGATTGAGACTCAGATTGAAGCTGCAAAACAACGTAATGAAGATGAGAATAAAGTTAGATTTATAACGGAGGAAGTATTATTCCCTCTACGCCAACGTGTGATGGATTTGCAACAAATGCAAGTTGTTAATCAACAGGGGATAATGGCTATGGAAGTCGTTATTCGTAATAACAAAGAGTTAATTAGAGGGGTAGACAGAGCGAGAAATGTTACGATATCTGCCCTAAAAATTGCCGTTACTGTAGCAAGTGCACTTTATAATCAGAAAATCGTTTTGAAAAAAATAGAATTGCTTAACGAAACAACGAATAATTTAATTAGTGGTACTTCGAAAATGTTAAAACAACAAGGTGCAGAAATTCATAAGCAATCACTGGAAGCAAGTGTTTCTGTTGACACGTTGAAGCAGGCATTCTCCGATGTTCTATCCGCATTAGATTCGATTAGTGCATACAAGCAAGAGGCTCTACCGAGAATGAGAGATACGATCCTTCAATTTAGAGAGCTAGCTGATCAAGGAGAACAACAAATTTCACGCTTAGAACGAGGCAACAAGGTAGGGTTGTAG
- a CDS encoding VWA domain-containing protein, which produces MANRGKVFTILIVITIIVFGLVYLGITLTSNLGKTSTEVTEEDADKRLDKLYKNINVTSAEQIKGQVDLDPVVIGDSLPDISKFGVSVENTTDSYIEIFSSTEKSGAGIDGWLNEVAEAFNDAAIQVDGKTVSVKIRNIASGTAADFIRSGKYIPDAFTPSNELWGEMVKAEGIKTELVTKRLVGNVPGIVSTKAKYDELVEKYGALNVKTVTDAIADNELAMGYTDPFASSTGLNFLVTSLQTFDNKDLLSDKAVQGFERFQANVPFIASTTIQMREAAKTGMLDAFVLEYQTFVNTADLKSGYVFTPFGVRHDSPLYAIGDLPQLKRDIIKQFADFVAQDKYQSLASDKGFNGLEEYQSELEPVEGTLLTAAQKLWKEKKNGDKPVAAIFVADISGSMDGERLNQLKESLMKGQKYLGRDNSIGLVSYSSDVTINLPIGKYDTNQQSMFVGAVESLQAGGGTATFDGIVVALKLLQEQLKLDPNVKPIIFVLSDGDTNEGHSLKDIKGLIETYKIPIYTIGYNANIEALKSISSINEAASINADTDDVVYKISNLLNVQM; this is translated from the coding sequence ATGGCGAATAGAGGAAAAGTATTTACTATATTAATAGTTATTACGATCATTGTATTTGGACTTGTATATTTAGGGATAACGTTAACATCTAATTTAGGAAAAACGAGTACAGAAGTTACTGAGGAAGATGCAGATAAAAGGTTAGATAAATTATACAAAAACATTAATGTAACAAGTGCAGAACAGATTAAAGGTCAAGTTGATCTAGATCCAGTTGTCATTGGAGATTCTTTGCCCGATATCTCTAAGTTTGGTGTATCTGTAGAAAATACAACAGATAGTTACATAGAAATTTTTTCATCTACTGAGAAATCAGGTGCAGGTATTGATGGTTGGTTGAATGAAGTTGCTGAAGCATTCAATGATGCAGCGATTCAAGTTGATGGGAAGACAGTTTCGGTGAAGATTCGAAATATTGCTTCCGGTACAGCAGCAGATTTTATTAGATCAGGTAAATATATTCCAGATGCGTTCACTCCATCTAATGAATTGTGGGGAGAGATGGTGAAAGCAGAAGGTATCAAGACAGAGCTAGTAACGAAGCGATTAGTAGGTAATGTTCCAGGTATCGTGTCCACTAAAGCAAAATACGATGAGTTAGTAGAGAAGTATGGTGCGCTCAATGTGAAGACGGTAACCGATGCGATCGCAGATAATGAATTAGCTATGGGTTACACTGATCCTTTTGCAAGCTCTACAGGATTGAATTTTCTAGTAACCTCCTTACAGACATTTGATAATAAAGATTTATTGAGTGATAAGGCCGTTCAAGGGTTTGAGAGATTCCAAGCCAATGTTCCATTCATTGCTTCTACAACGATTCAAATGCGTGAGGCAGCGAAGACAGGAATGTTAGACGCATTTGTACTAGAATATCAGACGTTTGTGAATACCGCAGACTTGAAATCGGGTTATGTATTTACTCCGTTTGGTGTAAGGCATGATAGTCCATTATATGCCATTGGTGATCTACCACAATTAAAAAGAGATATTATTAAACAATTTGCTGATTTTGTCGCACAAGATAAGTATCAAAGTTTGGCTAGTGATAAAGGTTTTAATGGATTAGAAGAATATCAATCCGAGTTAGAACCGGTAGAAGGTACATTATTAACAGCTGCTCAGAAGCTTTGGAAAGAAAAGAAAAATGGAGACAAACCAGTTGCAGCTATATTTGTCGCAGATATATCAGGAAGTATGGATGGTGAGCGACTTAATCAATTGAAAGAATCGTTGATGAAAGGGCAAAAGTATTTGGGCAGAGACAATAGTATTGGTCTTGTATCGTATTCTAGTGATGTGACAATCAATCTTCCTATTGGTAAATACGATACAAATCAACAATCTATGTTTGTAGGCGCAGTTGAGAGTTTGCAAGCAGGTGGAGGGACAGCTACATTTGATGGCATTGTTGTAGCGCTGAAGTTACTGCAAGAGCAATTGAAGCTTGACCCGAATGTAAAGCCAATTATTTTCGTGCTTAGTGATGGAGATACGAATGAAGGACATTCATTAAAAGATATTAAAGGCTTGATTGAGACTTACAAAATTCCAATCTATACAATAGGCTACAATGCTAATATTGAGGCATTAAAGAGCATCTCTAGTATTAACGAAGCAGCAAGTATTAATGCTGATACGGATGATGTGGTATATAAAATAAGCAACCTATTAAACGTCCAAATGTAG
- a CDS encoding DEAD/DEAH box helicase: MSEKKFTDYQLSEEIVRALHSLGYEEATEVQSKVIPVALQNQDLVVKSQTGSGKTAAYGIPLCELVDWNENKPQALILTPTRELAVQVNEDITNIGRFKRIKSTALYGKSPFHVQKAELRQRTHMVVGTPGRVNDHIERGTLSLERISYLVIDEADEMLNMGFIEQVQAIIQAIPNDRVTMLFSATFPEDVAKLSRQYMDNPTEIEIKASGLTTSTIEHSLIEVKPADKLALLQNLLIVESPDSCIIFCRTQEHVDKLYKEMVECDYPVDRIHGGMEQVERFEVMNAFRTGQFRYLVATDVAARGIDITNITHVINYDIPLDKESYVHRTGRTGRAGKQGKAITFVAPSDGRRLNDIEDYIGFAITRVTAPSEDAVDLRREAFNNKLSAGPELKKDKREQLNKQIMKLNFNGGKKKKFRAVDFVGTIAKIEGVTADDIGIITILDNVTDVEILNGKGQLVLDVMRETTVKGKQLKVRRAK, translated from the coding sequence ATGAGCGAAAAGAAATTTACAGATTATCAATTAAGTGAAGAGATAGTAAGGGCGCTACACAGCTTAGGTTATGAAGAAGCGACAGAAGTGCAATCTAAAGTTATTCCAGTAGCGCTACAAAATCAGGATCTTGTCGTGAAGTCACAGACAGGAAGCGGAAAAACAGCAGCATACGGTATTCCGTTATGTGAGCTTGTTGATTGGAACGAGAACAAGCCACAAGCATTAATTCTAACTCCGACACGTGAGCTAGCGGTGCAGGTCAATGAAGATATTACGAATATTGGACGCTTCAAACGTATTAAGTCTACGGCTTTGTATGGTAAATCTCCTTTCCATGTGCAAAAAGCAGAACTAAGACAACGTACACATATGGTCGTTGGTACACCAGGCCGAGTGAATGATCATATTGAACGAGGCACACTTTCACTGGAGCGTATTTCGTACCTTGTTATCGATGAAGCAGATGAAATGTTGAATATGGGTTTTATTGAACAAGTTCAAGCGATTATTCAAGCTATTCCTAATGATCGAGTAACGATGCTATTCTCCGCTACATTCCCCGAGGACGTAGCTAAGCTATCTCGTCAATATATGGACAACCCAACTGAAATTGAGATTAAAGCAAGTGGCCTAACAACATCAACGATTGAGCATTCACTTATTGAAGTAAAGCCAGCAGATAAGCTAGCATTACTACAAAATTTATTAATTGTAGAAAGTCCAGATAGTTGTATTATTTTCTGTCGTACACAGGAACATGTAGACAAATTGTATAAAGAAATGGTTGAATGTGATTACCCGGTTGATCGCATACATGGTGGTATGGAGCAAGTAGAGCGATTTGAAGTTATGAATGCCTTTAGAACAGGACAGTTCCGTTATTTAGTTGCGACGGATGTTGCTGCAAGAGGGATTGATATTACGAATATTACGCATGTTATCAACTATGATATTCCACTAGATAAAGAAAGCTATGTTCACCGTACAGGAAGAACTGGTCGTGCGGGTAAGCAAGGTAAAGCAATTACTTTCGTTGCGCCATCGGATGGTAGACGTTTGAATGATATAGAAGATTATATTGGTTTTGCTATCACTCGAGTAACAGCACCTTCAGAAGATGCTGTTGATCTTCGTAGAGAGGCATTCAATAATAAGTTGAGTGCTGGTCCTGAGTTGAAGAAAGATAAGCGTGAGCAATTGAATAAGCAGATTATGAAGCTTAATTTCAATGGTGGCAAGAAGAAGAAGTTTAGAGCAGTAGATTTTGTTGGGACGATAGCTAAAATCGAAGGCGTAACTGCCGATGATATTGGCATTATTACGATTCTTGACAATGTGACTGATGTAGAGATCCTGAATGGTAAAGGTCAGCTTGTACTTGATGTAATGAGAGAGACTACCGTTAAAGGTAAGCAATTAAAAGTACGCAGAGCAAAATAA
- a CDS encoding RNA methyltransferase, with product MSTNYIYTYGYRVEEVELCQLEMRALFGAQSETGVLMSDICVNPDRSPFMRERLEVLYEGSTLEDIYEQVTQIVLGDQTFKVIFMKMNDLSAADKIEYDDQRNIERQLGLIIEGDADVRQPDQTFGILTLGGRWYFGNYIKSKAIWLSHMKKPKSYSIALSTRVARAIVNIAIPDPTGVKAIDPCCGIGTVLVEALSMNIDMIGRDINHFVVQGTRENLIHFNYESSVVCGDIAEVTEHYDVAIIDLPYNHFSHTTPEAQVSLIQHARRIADKAVIVTVGNIDDLLTDVGFTILDRCTTRKSNFIRQILVCQ from the coding sequence ATGAGTACAAACTATATATACACTTATGGATACAGAGTAGAAGAAGTGGAATTATGTCAACTTGAAATGCGCGCTTTATTTGGCGCACAATCCGAAACTGGCGTTTTGATGAGTGATATTTGCGTCAACCCAGACCGTAGTCCATTTATGCGAGAACGACTTGAAGTTCTCTATGAAGGAAGTACACTTGAGGATATTTATGAGCAAGTTACACAAATCGTGCTGGGCGATCAAACCTTCAAAGTCATATTCATGAAAATGAATGATTTATCGGCAGCGGATAAAATCGAATATGACGACCAACGCAACATTGAGCGTCAATTAGGATTGATCATTGAAGGAGATGCTGATGTACGTCAGCCTGACCAAACATTTGGCATATTAACTTTGGGCGGTCGTTGGTATTTCGGAAACTATATTAAAAGTAAAGCGATCTGGCTTTCCCATATGAAAAAACCAAAGAGTTACTCGATCGCACTAAGTACTCGAGTTGCCAGAGCTATCGTTAATATTGCCATTCCTGATCCTACTGGAGTTAAAGCCATTGACCCTTGTTGCGGTATTGGTACTGTACTCGTTGAAGCATTATCAATGAATATTGATATGATTGGCCGAGATATCAATCACTTTGTCGTACAAGGAACTCGTGAAAATTTGATTCATTTCAATTATGAATCTTCTGTAGTATGTGGAGATATCGCTGAGGTAACTGAACATTATGATGTAGCTATTATTGATTTGCCTTATAACCATTTTTCCCATACAACACCTGAAGCGCAAGTATCTCTTATTCAACATGCTCGTCGTATTGCAGATAAAGCAGTCATTGTAACTGTAGGCAATATCGATGACCTACTTACTGATGTTGGCTTTACAATACTTGATCGCTGTACAACGAGAAAAAGTAACTTCATTAGACAAATCCTTGTTTGTCAGTAG
- a CDS encoding cold-shock protein, which produces MYNSRKKPLEDVVTELTVIWACSNENCMGWMRDNFAFSTTPVCPQCNSAMVKGEKLLPVVENTSPSQSKE; this is translated from the coding sequence ATGTATAACTCTCGTAAGAAGCCGCTTGAAGACGTAGTAACTGAATTGACAGTGATTTGGGCTTGTTCAAATGAGAATTGTATGGGATGGATGCGGGATAATTTTGCTTTCTCAACAACTCCAGTGTGTCCACAATGTAATTCTGCAATGGTAAAAGGCGAAAAACTGTTACCAGTTGTTGAAAATACTAGCCCTAGCCAATCAAAAGAATAG
- a CDS encoding cold-shock protein, translated as METGTVKWFNGEKGFGFIEVEGGSDVFVHFSAIVGDGYKSLDEGQRVEFNITQGNRGPQAENVVKL; from the coding sequence ATGGAAACAGGAACAGTAAAATGGTTTAATGGTGAAAAAGGATTTGGCTTTATCGAGGTTGAAGGCGGAAGTGACGTATTCGTACATTTCAGCGCAATCGTTGGAGATGGCTACAAATCACTAGACGAAGGTCAACGTGTTGAGTTCAACATTACTCAAGGTAACCGTGGTCCTCAAGCTGAAAACGTTGTAAAACTTTAA
- a CDS encoding response regulator: protein MIRVLIAEDELPILRGIKRMVEKLNPQFDVVCLAKNGQEAIRYMEEHPVDVVFTDINMPVCDGIAVMRYISENHAHMHSVVISGYNEFNYVKEAIKYGAKNYILKPVDEKELMELLAMLEQKIMKSDHEQKKQLFFDALFFPKQVSKEECLSPHTFVMYVCIGSFPMEVSEEAMFRELPFGEIKLLNFFDRMLGDSGVTWVYHAYSVSEYAVVLQLKEPEQIQFIAEQVLIHTTTNDELPVTVIISEEVTQTSKMYHVYNQLRRQMYEYAPFGKSSVIRGSKSHSDDFVLEKTVDDRIVYAVRKGNYLLLRDEVVQLKDKLSQFQPSQKKLKYILDHIMIIIKRNSEVYKQDLTEYHVNELLTNCFDYDSLFDDFLVICKNMLNNNEFDTRDKEDLMRKVEQYINSNIHLNLSSKILSQRFGLVAPYLSKLFKEYKGESPAQYIQNIRIDLAKKMLVENPSLLSKDISEIIGYNDSLYFSKTFKKNVGVYPSEYRLYALSEK, encoded by the coding sequence ATGATTAGAGTACTTATTGCAGAAGATGAATTACCAATATTACGTGGTATCAAACGAATGGTGGAAAAGCTTAATCCTCAATTTGATGTAGTGTGCTTGGCGAAGAATGGGCAAGAAGCAATACGATATATGGAAGAGCATCCTGTTGATGTCGTGTTTACAGACATTAATATGCCGGTATGTGACGGAATTGCAGTGATGCGCTATATTTCAGAAAATCATGCCCATATGCATTCTGTCGTCATTAGTGGCTATAATGAATTTAATTATGTTAAAGAAGCGATTAAATATGGTGCCAAAAATTACATTCTAAAGCCAGTAGATGAGAAGGAATTAATGGAATTGTTGGCAATGCTAGAGCAGAAAATTATGAAATCAGATCATGAGCAGAAAAAACAACTCTTTTTTGATGCTTTATTTTTCCCGAAACAGGTAAGTAAAGAAGAATGCCTTAGTCCTCATACATTCGTTATGTATGTCTGTATAGGCTCTTTTCCTATGGAAGTAAGTGAGGAAGCTATGTTTAGAGAACTTCCATTTGGTGAAATAAAATTATTAAACTTCTTTGATCGTATGCTCGGAGATTCCGGAGTTACTTGGGTTTATCATGCATATTCTGTATCCGAATATGCAGTGGTACTTCAGTTAAAGGAACCAGAGCAAATTCAGTTTATTGCTGAGCAAGTTCTAATTCATACAACTACAAATGACGAGCTTCCTGTAACGGTTATTATCAGTGAGGAGGTTACTCAAACAAGTAAAATGTATCATGTTTATAACCAGCTTCGCAGGCAGATGTATGAATATGCGCCGTTTGGAAAATCTTCAGTGATTAGGGGAAGTAAAAGTCATAGCGATGATTTCGTACTCGAGAAAACTGTGGATGATCGAATTGTATATGCAGTAAGAAAAGGAAATTATCTCTTATTAAGAGATGAGGTCGTCCAATTAAAAGATAAGCTTAGTCAATTCCAGCCATCACAAAAGAAATTGAAATATATACTTGATCATATCATGATTATTATAAAGAGGAATTCTGAAGTGTATAAGCAAGATTTAACTGAATATCATGTAAATGAACTGTTAACTAATTGCTTTGACTACGATAGTTTGTTCGACGACTTTTTAGTGATATGTAAAAATATGTTAAATAATAACGAGTTTGATACTAGAGATAAAGAAGATTTGATGAGGAAGGTGGAGCAATATATCAATTCTAATATACATCTAAACTTATCTTCAAAAATTTTATCACAAAGATTTGGGTTGGTTGCCCCCTATCTTAGTAAATTATTTAAAGAATATAAAGGTGAATCACCTGCGCAGTACATTCAGAATATTAGAATTGATTTAGCTAAAAAGATGCTAGTTGAAAATCCAAGTTTATTATCAAAAGATATTTCTGAGATTATCGGCTACAATGATTCGTTATACTTCTCTAAGACCTTTAAGAAAAATGTTGGGGTATATCCATCAGAATATCGATTGTATGCACTATCTGAGAAATAA